A genome region from Triplophysa rosa linkage group LG24, Trosa_1v2, whole genome shotgun sequence includes the following:
- the zgc:113263 gene encoding uncharacterized protein zgc:113263 isoform X2 encodes MEAPWTKKTEDPLSLMRFTVPPLRLLSAAMWQVTEQRQVKHYGMLEEFVTMVTETVPELLNFRQRVQLILGLRARLLLELCRSEHQLDPEDLQSHLDRIRAPRVNNALIEVVDEDMEESEASFVDLAQTLISNPVEREHFFQNIFPVEYGPKFDKALHRLMKDFLIQLDRMMSVPDLSQMVSWFRAHPSLLEECIQSISIPKQMKNLLERQRANGHILENETLRSAHDNFIFSSLSLPPLVRVVIPSDHAESGDPSESGIDSQDDCPSSKTLSDPSTSDWKAEKWKIKTEADEQMERDVDEDDDQNLSVKSERGTRAHCKGKRKIYEDSPGEEMNQTRTKKPSVRSCKRKRDDNVEASGAFTFINHLGAYTEEASYQTSDASKVPWSDEETHGLIDIWGKDSVQRSLKDCARNRHIFNLISKKMYDTGFARTAEQCHTRIKRLKMTFRQCHENVKGGEKPEWKFYNQLEKIMCGKHSSTDQDDSINPTETIPEESSGQQEDEDTHDWEIQGHAGLEGTRNVLWTDLETQTLIKIWGEDRTQRELRGVLQNGHIFAMISKKMAAHGYIRTAEQCQSRIKRLKLCFKQCYENNLSTEGKESVEFKFYKQMERILGNEESNHTQLPEMPISAEIKEEESTDIEYQEYKYQETAMNCMDDRKKVAWSDAETLILLQLWGDEQVQMNLQRCPHNGHIYAEISEKLNAYGYSRSAEQCQTRIKRLKISYRQCRDSIGLSEAERVELKFYDLMEDIFRKNFSSDASGASDQEPNNSSIKSAEFLSELSDPCSSSDQAASEPWSDSETDALIEVWAEDEMQEALRDSGHNVHVFADIAEKLNSHGFLKTPEQCRWKIKTLRKHFRVCYERKQCGEEQDDDKFYDKLERLLADEAFSVEIFDDQEDQDAESQWSSVAVVESGRKMPWSDRETQALLEIWGEGRVQHSLKSCLKNRHIYRYISRRMLAQGFNRTGEQCHSRVKRLKAQFYYDSREECKFYDQMEKIILKDGIGDEQAINELESLTDSDSESPALSKPLLGDGPKLAWGDSETRALISIWGNDQIQERLRCCVKRKPVFQQIAKAMAEKGYSRTDEQCRTRIKRLKASYRQCLDSPRNEGEQVEWKFFNQLKKIFDKYYPNSDETASNVTQDPETVGRKWSSRSTKAQNSA; translated from the exons ATGGAAGCGCCGTGGACGAAGAAAACCGAAg ACCCCTTGTCATTGATGAGGTTTACAGTCCCACCTCTACGGCTACTCTCTGCGGCCATGTGGCAGGTGACAGAACAGAGACAGGTGAAGCATTATGGGATGCTGGAGGAGTTTGTAACTATGGTGACGGAGACTGTGCCAGAGCTCCTGAATTTCCGTCAAAGAGTCCAACTGATACTTGGATTAAGAGCAAGG ttgCTTTTGGAGTTGTGTCGTAGCGAGCATCAGCTCGACCCCGAAGATCTTCAGTCTCACCTGGACCGAATTCGGGCTCCTCGTGTAAACAACGCGCTCATTGAG GTTGTTGATGAAGACATGGAGGAATCTGAGGCCAGTTTCGTGGACCTCGCCCAGACCCTTATCAGCAACCCTGTAGAAAGAGAGCACTTTTTCCAG AACATTTTTCCAGTGGAATACGGTCCCAAGTTTGACAAAGCACTACACAGACTTATGAAAGACTTTCTTATACAGCTTGATCGCATGATGTCAGTGCCAGATCTATCACAG ATGGTGTCTTGGTTCAGGGCCCATCCCTCTCTTCTGGAGGAATGCATTCAGTCAATTTCGATCCCGAAGCAAATGAAAAACCTTCTGGAACGCCAGAGAGCTAATGGACATATTTTGGAAAATG AAACACTTCGATCCGCTCACGACAACTTCATAttttcctctctgtctctccctccgCTGGTCCGAGTCGTCATTCCCAGCGATCACGCAGAATCTGGCGACCCATCTGAATCAGGAATCGATAGTCAAGATGACTGCCCCAGTTCCAAAACACTGTCTGATCCCAGTACGTCTGACTGGAAAGCTGAAAAGTGGAAAATCAAGACCGAGGCCGATGAACAGATGGAGAGAGATgttgatgaagatgatgatcaAAACTTGTCAGTTAAGAGTGAAAGGGGAACACGTGCCCATTGTAAAGGCAAGAGGAAGATATACGAAGACTCTCCCGGTGAAGAGATGAATCAGACACGCACCAAAAAACCCTCAGTGAGATCCTGTAAAAGAAAAAGAGACGATAATGTCGAAGCGTCCGGAGCTTTCACGTTTATTAATCACTTAGGGGCGTACACAG AAGAGGCTTCCTACCAGACATCGGATGCTTCTAAAGTCCCCTGGTCAGACGAAGAAACGCACGGCCTCATTGACATATGGGGGAAAGACAGCGTCCAGAGGAGCCTCAAAGATTGTGCCCGCAACAGACACATATTTAACCTGATCTCTAAGAAGATGTACGACACAGGGTTTGCCAGAACAGCAGAGCAGTGTCACACCAGGATAAAACGCTTGAAAATGACCTTTCGACAGTGCCACGAAAA TGTTAAAGGTGGAGAGAAACCAGAGTGGAAGTTCTACAATCAGTTGGAGAAAATTATGTGCGGCAAACACTCATCCACAGACCAGGACGACAGTATCAATCCTACTGAGACGATTCCAGAAGAGTCCTCTGGACAGCAGGAGGACGAGGACACACATGACTGGGAGATTCAGGGTCACGCCGGATTGGAGG GAACGAGGAATGTCCTGTGGACCGATCTGGAGACGCAAACTCTGATTAAGATCTGGGGAGAGGACCGAACCCAGCGAGAACTGAGAGGGGTTCTTCAAAACGGACACATCTTTGCCATGATCTCAAAGAAGATGGCCGCTCACGGATACATCCGGACGGCGGAACAATGTCAGAGCAGAATAAAGCGACTGAAGCTGTGTTTCAAACAATGCTACGAGAATAACCT CAGCACTGAAGGCAAAGAGTCAGTCGAATTTAAATTCTATAAACAAATGGAAAGAATCTTAGGTAATGAAGAGTCCAACCACACGCAGTTGCCTGAGATGCCGATCTCGGCAGAGATCAAAGAGGAGGAGTCAACTGACATCGAGTACCAAGAGTACAAGTATCAGG aaacagcaatgAACTGCATGGATGACAGAAAGAAGGTTGCGTGGTCTGATGCCGAGACCTTGATTCTCCTTCAGTTATGGGGGGATGAGCAGGTCCAGATGAACCTGCAGCGCTGCCCTCACAACGGCCACATCTACGCGGAGATCTCGGAGAAGTTAAACGCTTACGGTTACTCGCGCTCAGCCGAGCAGTGCCAAACCAGAATCAAACGCCTGAAAATCAGCTACAGGCAATGCAGGGACAGCATCGG tttaTCTGAAGCCGAGCGAGTCGAATTAAAGTTCTATGATTTGATGGAAGACATTTTTCGGAAGAATTTTTCCTCAGACGCTTCAGGAGCGTCAGATCAAGAACCCAACAACAGCAGCATTAAATCAG CTGAGTTTCTTTCAGAATTGTCGGACCCCTGCAGTAGTTCGGATCAGGCAGCGTCAGAACCCTGGTCAGATTCTGAAACGGATGCTTTAATAGAGGTTTGGGCAGAAGATGAGATGCAGGAAGCCCTGAGAGACTCCGGCCACAACGTCCACGTGTTTGCTGACATAGCAGAGAAGCTGAACAGTCATGGCTTCCTCAAAACACCAGAGCAATGCAGATGGAAGATCAAGACCCTGAGAAAGCATTTCCGAGTGTGCTATGAAAGAAAACA ATGTGGCGAAGAGCAAGACGACGATAAGTTCTACGATAAATTGGAGAGGCTTCTGGCTGATGAGGCCTTTTCTGTGGAAATATTTGATGATCAAGAAGATCAGGATGCAG AATCCCAGTGGTCGTCCGTGGCAGTGGTTGAATCGGGCAGGAAGATGCCCTGGTCAGACCGGGAGACCCAGGCCCTGCTGGAGATCTGGGGTGAGGGCCGTGTGCAGCACAGTCTCAAGAGCTGTCTGAAAAACAGACACATATACAGATATATTTCCAGGAGAATGTTGGCACAGGGTTTCAACAGAACGGGCGAGCAGTGCCATTCGCGTGTGAAAAGACTCAAAGCTCAGTTTTACTATGATAG cagggaggaGTGTAAATTTTATGATCAGATGGAAAAGATTATTTTAAAGGACGGAATAGGCGATGAACAGGCCATCAACGAGCTGGAATCCCTGACTGATTCCGATTCAG AATCCCCGGCGCTCTCCAAACCGCTACTCGGAGACGGGCCGAAGCTGGCGTGGGGTGACAGTGAGACTCGGGCTCTCATATCCATTTGGGGAAACGACCAGATCCAGGAGAGGCTAAGATGCTGTGTCAAACGCAAACCTGTTTTTCAGCAGATTGCTAAAGCAATGGCTGAGAAGGGCTACAGCCGGACCGACGAACAGTGTCGGACCAGGATCAAAAGACTGAAGGCCAGTTACCGTCAGTGCCTTGACAGTCCAAG AAATGAAGGGGAGCAGGTGGAATGGAAATTCTTTAACCAGCTAAAGAAAATATTCGATAAGTATTATCCAAATTCAGATGAAACCGCGAGCAACGTCACTCAAGATCCAGAGACTGTTGGGAGGAAATGGTCTAGCAGGTCTACAAAAGCACAAAACTCAG CGTGA
- the zgc:113263 gene encoding uncharacterized protein zgc:113263 isoform X4, with the protein MEAPWTKKTEDPLSLMRFTVPPLRLLSAAMWQVTEQRQVKHYGMLEEFVTMVTETVPELLNFRQRVQLILGLRARLLLELCRSEHQLDPEDLQSHLDRIRAPRVNNALIEVVDEDMEESEASFVDLAQTLISNPVEREHFFQNIFPVEYGPKFDKALHRLMKDFLIQLDRMMSVPDLSQMVSWFRAHPSLLEECIQSISIPKQMKNLLERQRANGHILENETLRSAHDNFIFSSLSLPPLVRVVIPSDHAESGDPSESGIDSQDDCPSSKTLSDPSTSDWKAEKWKIKTEADEQMERDVDEDDDQNLSVKSERGTRAHCKGKRKIYEDSPGEEMNQTRTKKPSVRSCKRKRDDNVEASGAFTFINHLGAYTEEASYQTSDASKVPWSDEETHGLIDIWGKDSVQRSLKDCARNRHIFNLISKKMYDTGFARTAEQCHTRIKRLKMTFRQCHENVKGGEKPEWKFYNQLEKIMCGKHSSTDQDDSINPTETIPEESSGQQEDEDTHDWEIQGHAGLEGTRNVLWTDLETQTLIKIWGEDRTQRELRGVLQNGHIFAMISKKMAAHGYIRTAEQCQSRIKRLKLCFKQCYENNLSSTEGKESVEFKFYKQMERILGNEESNHTQLPEMPISAEIKEEESTDIEYQEYKYQETAMNCMDDRKKVAWSDAETLILLQLWGDEQVQMNLQRCPHNGHIYAEISEKLNAYGYSRSAEQCQTRIKRLKISYRQCRDSIGLSEAERVELKFYDLMEDIFRKNFSSDASGASDQEPNNSSIKSELSDPCSSSDQAASEPWSDSETDALIEVWAEDEMQEALRDSGHNVHVFADIAEKLNSHGFLKTPEQCRWKIKTLRKHFRVCYERKQCGEEQDDDKFYDKLERLLADEAFSVEIFDDQEDQDAESQWSSVAVVESGRKMPWSDRETQALLEIWGEGRVQHSLKSCLKNRHIYRYISRRMLAQGFNRTGEQCHSRVKRLKAQFYYDSREECKFYDQMEKIILKDGIGDEQAINELESLTDSDSESPALSKPLLGDGPKLAWGDSETRALISIWGNDQIQERLRCCVKRKPVFQQIAKAMAEKGYSRTDEQCRTRIKRLKASYRQCLDSPRNEGEQVEWKFFNQLKKIFDKYYPNSDETASNVTQDPETVGRKWSSRSTKAQNSA; encoded by the exons ATGGAAGCGCCGTGGACGAAGAAAACCGAAg ACCCCTTGTCATTGATGAGGTTTACAGTCCCACCTCTACGGCTACTCTCTGCGGCCATGTGGCAGGTGACAGAACAGAGACAGGTGAAGCATTATGGGATGCTGGAGGAGTTTGTAACTATGGTGACGGAGACTGTGCCAGAGCTCCTGAATTTCCGTCAAAGAGTCCAACTGATACTTGGATTAAGAGCAAGG ttgCTTTTGGAGTTGTGTCGTAGCGAGCATCAGCTCGACCCCGAAGATCTTCAGTCTCACCTGGACCGAATTCGGGCTCCTCGTGTAAACAACGCGCTCATTGAG GTTGTTGATGAAGACATGGAGGAATCTGAGGCCAGTTTCGTGGACCTCGCCCAGACCCTTATCAGCAACCCTGTAGAAAGAGAGCACTTTTTCCAG AACATTTTTCCAGTGGAATACGGTCCCAAGTTTGACAAAGCACTACACAGACTTATGAAAGACTTTCTTATACAGCTTGATCGCATGATGTCAGTGCCAGATCTATCACAG ATGGTGTCTTGGTTCAGGGCCCATCCCTCTCTTCTGGAGGAATGCATTCAGTCAATTTCGATCCCGAAGCAAATGAAAAACCTTCTGGAACGCCAGAGAGCTAATGGACATATTTTGGAAAATG AAACACTTCGATCCGCTCACGACAACTTCATAttttcctctctgtctctccctccgCTGGTCCGAGTCGTCATTCCCAGCGATCACGCAGAATCTGGCGACCCATCTGAATCAGGAATCGATAGTCAAGATGACTGCCCCAGTTCCAAAACACTGTCTGATCCCAGTACGTCTGACTGGAAAGCTGAAAAGTGGAAAATCAAGACCGAGGCCGATGAACAGATGGAGAGAGATgttgatgaagatgatgatcaAAACTTGTCAGTTAAGAGTGAAAGGGGAACACGTGCCCATTGTAAAGGCAAGAGGAAGATATACGAAGACTCTCCCGGTGAAGAGATGAATCAGACACGCACCAAAAAACCCTCAGTGAGATCCTGTAAAAGAAAAAGAGACGATAATGTCGAAGCGTCCGGAGCTTTCACGTTTATTAATCACTTAGGGGCGTACACAG AAGAGGCTTCCTACCAGACATCGGATGCTTCTAAAGTCCCCTGGTCAGACGAAGAAACGCACGGCCTCATTGACATATGGGGGAAAGACAGCGTCCAGAGGAGCCTCAAAGATTGTGCCCGCAACAGACACATATTTAACCTGATCTCTAAGAAGATGTACGACACAGGGTTTGCCAGAACAGCAGAGCAGTGTCACACCAGGATAAAACGCTTGAAAATGACCTTTCGACAGTGCCACGAAAA TGTTAAAGGTGGAGAGAAACCAGAGTGGAAGTTCTACAATCAGTTGGAGAAAATTATGTGCGGCAAACACTCATCCACAGACCAGGACGACAGTATCAATCCTACTGAGACGATTCCAGAAGAGTCCTCTGGACAGCAGGAGGACGAGGACACACATGACTGGGAGATTCAGGGTCACGCCGGATTGGAGG GAACGAGGAATGTCCTGTGGACCGATCTGGAGACGCAAACTCTGATTAAGATCTGGGGAGAGGACCGAACCCAGCGAGAACTGAGAGGGGTTCTTCAAAACGGACACATCTTTGCCATGATCTCAAAGAAGATGGCCGCTCACGGATACATCCGGACGGCGGAACAATGTCAGAGCAGAATAAAGCGACTGAAGCTGTGTTTCAAACAATGCTACGAGAATAACCT AAGCAGCACTGAAGGCAAAGAGTCAGTCGAATTTAAATTCTATAAACAAATGGAAAGAATCTTAGGTAATGAAGAGTCCAACCACACGCAGTTGCCTGAGATGCCGATCTCGGCAGAGATCAAAGAGGAGGAGTCAACTGACATCGAGTACCAAGAGTACAAGTATCAGG aaacagcaatgAACTGCATGGATGACAGAAAGAAGGTTGCGTGGTCTGATGCCGAGACCTTGATTCTCCTTCAGTTATGGGGGGATGAGCAGGTCCAGATGAACCTGCAGCGCTGCCCTCACAACGGCCACATCTACGCGGAGATCTCGGAGAAGTTAAACGCTTACGGTTACTCGCGCTCAGCCGAGCAGTGCCAAACCAGAATCAAACGCCTGAAAATCAGCTACAGGCAATGCAGGGACAGCATCGG tttaTCTGAAGCCGAGCGAGTCGAATTAAAGTTCTATGATTTGATGGAAGACATTTTTCGGAAGAATTTTTCCTCAGACGCTTCAGGAGCGTCAGATCAAGAACCCAACAACAGCAGCATTAAATCAG AATTGTCGGACCCCTGCAGTAGTTCGGATCAGGCAGCGTCAGAACCCTGGTCAGATTCTGAAACGGATGCTTTAATAGAGGTTTGGGCAGAAGATGAGATGCAGGAAGCCCTGAGAGACTCCGGCCACAACGTCCACGTGTTTGCTGACATAGCAGAGAAGCTGAACAGTCATGGCTTCCTCAAAACACCAGAGCAATGCAGATGGAAGATCAAGACCCTGAGAAAGCATTTCCGAGTGTGCTATGAAAGAAAACA ATGTGGCGAAGAGCAAGACGACGATAAGTTCTACGATAAATTGGAGAGGCTTCTGGCTGATGAGGCCTTTTCTGTGGAAATATTTGATGATCAAGAAGATCAGGATGCAG AATCCCAGTGGTCGTCCGTGGCAGTGGTTGAATCGGGCAGGAAGATGCCCTGGTCAGACCGGGAGACCCAGGCCCTGCTGGAGATCTGGGGTGAGGGCCGTGTGCAGCACAGTCTCAAGAGCTGTCTGAAAAACAGACACATATACAGATATATTTCCAGGAGAATGTTGGCACAGGGTTTCAACAGAACGGGCGAGCAGTGCCATTCGCGTGTGAAAAGACTCAAAGCTCAGTTTTACTATGATAG cagggaggaGTGTAAATTTTATGATCAGATGGAAAAGATTATTTTAAAGGACGGAATAGGCGATGAACAGGCCATCAACGAGCTGGAATCCCTGACTGATTCCGATTCAG AATCCCCGGCGCTCTCCAAACCGCTACTCGGAGACGGGCCGAAGCTGGCGTGGGGTGACAGTGAGACTCGGGCTCTCATATCCATTTGGGGAAACGACCAGATCCAGGAGAGGCTAAGATGCTGTGTCAAACGCAAACCTGTTTTTCAGCAGATTGCTAAAGCAATGGCTGAGAAGGGCTACAGCCGGACCGACGAACAGTGTCGGACCAGGATCAAAAGACTGAAGGCCAGTTACCGTCAGTGCCTTGACAGTCCAAG AAATGAAGGGGAGCAGGTGGAATGGAAATTCTTTAACCAGCTAAAGAAAATATTCGATAAGTATTATCCAAATTCAGATGAAACCGCGAGCAACGTCACTCAAGATCCAGAGACTGTTGGGAGGAAATGGTCTAGCAGGTCTACAAAAGCACAAAACTCAG CGTGA
- the zgc:113263 gene encoding uncharacterized protein zgc:113263 isoform X3, with protein sequence MEAPWTKKTEDPLSLMRFTVPPLRLLSAAMWQVTEQRQVKHYGMLEEFVTMVTETVPELLNFRQRVQLILGLRARLLLELCRSEHQLDPEDLQSHLDRIRAPRVNNALIEVVDEDMEESEASFVDLAQTLISNPVEREHFFQNIFPVEYGPKFDKALHRLMKDFLIQLDRMMSVPDLSQMVSWFRAHPSLLEECIQSISIPKQMKNLLERQRANGHILENETLRSAHDNFIFSSLSLPPLVRVVIPSDHAESGDPSESGIDSQDDCPSSKTLSDPSTSDWKAEKWKIKTEADEQMERDVDEDDDQNLSVKSERGTRAHCKGKRKIYEDSPGEEMNQTRTKKPSVRSCKRKRDDNVEASGAFTFINHLGAYTEEASYQTSDASKVPWSDEETHGLIDIWGKDSVQRSLKDCARNRHIFNLISKKMYDTGFARTAEQCHTRIKRLKMTFRQCHENVKGGEKPEWKFYNQLEKIMCGKHSSTDQDDSINPTETIPEESSGQQEDEDTHDWEIQGHAGLEGTRNVLWTDLETQTLIKIWGEDRTQRELRGVLQNGHIFAMISKKMAAHGYIRTAEQCQSRIKRLKLCFKQCYENNLSSTEGKESVEFKFYKQMERILGNEESNHTQLPEMPISAEIKEEESTDIEYQEYKYQETAMNCMDDRKKVAWSDAETLILLQLWGDEQVQMNLQRCPHNGHIYAEISEKLNAYGYSRSAEQCQTRIKRLKISYRQCRDSIGLSEAERVELKFYDLMEDIFRKNFSSDASGASDQEPNNSSIKSAEFLSELSDPCSSSDQAASEPWSDSETDALIEVWAEDEMQEALRDSGHNVHVFADIAEKLNSHGFLKTPEQCRWKIKTLRKHFRVCYERKQCGEEQDDDKFYDKLERLLADEAFSVEIFDDQEDQDAESQWSSVAVVESGRKMPWSDRETQALLEIWGEGRVQHSLKSCLKNRHIYRYISRRMLAQGFNRTGEQCHSRVKRLKAQFYYDREECKFYDQMEKIILKDGIGDEQAINELESLTDSDSESPALSKPLLGDGPKLAWGDSETRALISIWGNDQIQERLRCCVKRKPVFQQIAKAMAEKGYSRTDEQCRTRIKRLKASYRQCLDSPRNEGEQVEWKFFNQLKKIFDKYYPNSDETASNVTQDPETVGRKWSSRSTKAQNSA encoded by the exons ATGGAAGCGCCGTGGACGAAGAAAACCGAAg ACCCCTTGTCATTGATGAGGTTTACAGTCCCACCTCTACGGCTACTCTCTGCGGCCATGTGGCAGGTGACAGAACAGAGACAGGTGAAGCATTATGGGATGCTGGAGGAGTTTGTAACTATGGTGACGGAGACTGTGCCAGAGCTCCTGAATTTCCGTCAAAGAGTCCAACTGATACTTGGATTAAGAGCAAGG ttgCTTTTGGAGTTGTGTCGTAGCGAGCATCAGCTCGACCCCGAAGATCTTCAGTCTCACCTGGACCGAATTCGGGCTCCTCGTGTAAACAACGCGCTCATTGAG GTTGTTGATGAAGACATGGAGGAATCTGAGGCCAGTTTCGTGGACCTCGCCCAGACCCTTATCAGCAACCCTGTAGAAAGAGAGCACTTTTTCCAG AACATTTTTCCAGTGGAATACGGTCCCAAGTTTGACAAAGCACTACACAGACTTATGAAAGACTTTCTTATACAGCTTGATCGCATGATGTCAGTGCCAGATCTATCACAG ATGGTGTCTTGGTTCAGGGCCCATCCCTCTCTTCTGGAGGAATGCATTCAGTCAATTTCGATCCCGAAGCAAATGAAAAACCTTCTGGAACGCCAGAGAGCTAATGGACATATTTTGGAAAATG AAACACTTCGATCCGCTCACGACAACTTCATAttttcctctctgtctctccctccgCTGGTCCGAGTCGTCATTCCCAGCGATCACGCAGAATCTGGCGACCCATCTGAATCAGGAATCGATAGTCAAGATGACTGCCCCAGTTCCAAAACACTGTCTGATCCCAGTACGTCTGACTGGAAAGCTGAAAAGTGGAAAATCAAGACCGAGGCCGATGAACAGATGGAGAGAGATgttgatgaagatgatgatcaAAACTTGTCAGTTAAGAGTGAAAGGGGAACACGTGCCCATTGTAAAGGCAAGAGGAAGATATACGAAGACTCTCCCGGTGAAGAGATGAATCAGACACGCACCAAAAAACCCTCAGTGAGATCCTGTAAAAGAAAAAGAGACGATAATGTCGAAGCGTCCGGAGCTTTCACGTTTATTAATCACTTAGGGGCGTACACAG AAGAGGCTTCCTACCAGACATCGGATGCTTCTAAAGTCCCCTGGTCAGACGAAGAAACGCACGGCCTCATTGACATATGGGGGAAAGACAGCGTCCAGAGGAGCCTCAAAGATTGTGCCCGCAACAGACACATATTTAACCTGATCTCTAAGAAGATGTACGACACAGGGTTTGCCAGAACAGCAGAGCAGTGTCACACCAGGATAAAACGCTTGAAAATGACCTTTCGACAGTGCCACGAAAA TGTTAAAGGTGGAGAGAAACCAGAGTGGAAGTTCTACAATCAGTTGGAGAAAATTATGTGCGGCAAACACTCATCCACAGACCAGGACGACAGTATCAATCCTACTGAGACGATTCCAGAAGAGTCCTCTGGACAGCAGGAGGACGAGGACACACATGACTGGGAGATTCAGGGTCACGCCGGATTGGAGG GAACGAGGAATGTCCTGTGGACCGATCTGGAGACGCAAACTCTGATTAAGATCTGGGGAGAGGACCGAACCCAGCGAGAACTGAGAGGGGTTCTTCAAAACGGACACATCTTTGCCATGATCTCAAAGAAGATGGCCGCTCACGGATACATCCGGACGGCGGAACAATGTCAGAGCAGAATAAAGCGACTGAAGCTGTGTTTCAAACAATGCTACGAGAATAACCT AAGCAGCACTGAAGGCAAAGAGTCAGTCGAATTTAAATTCTATAAACAAATGGAAAGAATCTTAGGTAATGAAGAGTCCAACCACACGCAGTTGCCTGAGATGCCGATCTCGGCAGAGATCAAAGAGGAGGAGTCAACTGACATCGAGTACCAAGAGTACAAGTATCAGG aaacagcaatgAACTGCATGGATGACAGAAAGAAGGTTGCGTGGTCTGATGCCGAGACCTTGATTCTCCTTCAGTTATGGGGGGATGAGCAGGTCCAGATGAACCTGCAGCGCTGCCCTCACAACGGCCACATCTACGCGGAGATCTCGGAGAAGTTAAACGCTTACGGTTACTCGCGCTCAGCCGAGCAGTGCCAAACCAGAATCAAACGCCTGAAAATCAGCTACAGGCAATGCAGGGACAGCATCGG tttaTCTGAAGCCGAGCGAGTCGAATTAAAGTTCTATGATTTGATGGAAGACATTTTTCGGAAGAATTTTTCCTCAGACGCTTCAGGAGCGTCAGATCAAGAACCCAACAACAGCAGCATTAAATCAG CTGAGTTTCTTTCAGAATTGTCGGACCCCTGCAGTAGTTCGGATCAGGCAGCGTCAGAACCCTGGTCAGATTCTGAAACGGATGCTTTAATAGAGGTTTGGGCAGAAGATGAGATGCAGGAAGCCCTGAGAGACTCCGGCCACAACGTCCACGTGTTTGCTGACATAGCAGAGAAGCTGAACAGTCATGGCTTCCTCAAAACACCAGAGCAATGCAGATGGAAGATCAAGACCCTGAGAAAGCATTTCCGAGTGTGCTATGAAAGAAAACA ATGTGGCGAAGAGCAAGACGACGATAAGTTCTACGATAAATTGGAGAGGCTTCTGGCTGATGAGGCCTTTTCTGTGGAAATATTTGATGATCAAGAAGATCAGGATGCAG AATCCCAGTGGTCGTCCGTGGCAGTGGTTGAATCGGGCAGGAAGATGCCCTGGTCAGACCGGGAGACCCAGGCCCTGCTGGAGATCTGGGGTGAGGGCCGTGTGCAGCACAGTCTCAAGAGCTGTCTGAAAAACAGACACATATACAGATATATTTCCAGGAGAATGTTGGCACAGGGTTTCAACAGAACGGGCGAGCAGTGCCATTCGCGTGTGAAAAGACTCAAAGCTCAGTTTTACTATGATAG ggaggaGTGTAAATTTTATGATCAGATGGAAAAGATTATTTTAAAGGACGGAATAGGCGATGAACAGGCCATCAACGAGCTGGAATCCCTGACTGATTCCGATTCAG AATCCCCGGCGCTCTCCAAACCGCTACTCGGAGACGGGCCGAAGCTGGCGTGGGGTGACAGTGAGACTCGGGCTCTCATATCCATTTGGGGAAACGACCAGATCCAGGAGAGGCTAAGATGCTGTGTCAAACGCAAACCTGTTTTTCAGCAGATTGCTAAAGCAATGGCTGAGAAGGGCTACAGCCGGACCGACGAACAGTGTCGGACCAGGATCAAAAGACTGAAGGCCAGTTACCGTCAGTGCCTTGACAGTCCAAG AAATGAAGGGGAGCAGGTGGAATGGAAATTCTTTAACCAGCTAAAGAAAATATTCGATAAGTATTATCCAAATTCAGATGAAACCGCGAGCAACGTCACTCAAGATCCAGAGACTGTTGGGAGGAAATGGTCTAGCAGGTCTACAAAAGCACAAAACTCAG CGTGA